From the Xenorhabdus ishibashii genome, one window contains:
- a CDS encoding maltoporin, which produces MRILSLSLAMLTTGLLSTQAIAVDFHGYARSGIGWTGNGGEQNCAKVTGASSKYRLGNECETYAELKLGQELWKEGNKSFYFDTNLAYSVNQQKDWEDTKPGFREVNVKATNIIDWLPGSTLWAGKRFYQRHDVHMIDFYYWDISGPGAGLENIDLGFGKLSFAVTRNTEEGGSYGWIDNKRKDAPNTSNDIFDIRLANLPVNAGGTLEFGLDYGRANTRKGYQLERQAPKDGVMLTAEHTQSLLGGFNKFVLQYATDAMISSGNGRSEGATVDNNGHMLRILNHGAISITKKWDLMYAAMYQDIDRDNNNGNTWYTVGVRPMYKWTPIMSTLMEVGYDHVKSQRTKANNDQFKITLAQQWQAGDSIWSRPAIRLFTTYSKWNEKWGYDNGTAYHDTPVHQFSRGNSDEFTFGAQFEAWW; this is translated from the coding sequence ATGCGTATATTGTCTCTCTCATTGGCTATGCTAACTACAGGTTTATTATCAACACAAGCTATTGCTGTTGACTTCCATGGCTATGCCCGTTCAGGCATTGGCTGGACAGGTAATGGTGGTGAGCAGAACTGTGCCAAAGTCACCGGAGCGTCGAGTAAATACCGTCTTGGCAACGAATGTGAAACCTATGCTGAACTTAAGTTAGGACAAGAATTATGGAAAGAAGGTAATAAAAGTTTCTATTTTGATACCAATTTAGCCTATTCCGTCAATCAGCAAAAAGACTGGGAAGATACCAAGCCTGGTTTTCGTGAAGTCAACGTGAAAGCAACCAATATTATTGATTGGCTGCCTGGTTCAACACTATGGGCCGGTAAACGTTTCTACCAGCGTCACGATGTACATATGATCGACTTCTATTACTGGGATATTTCTGGTCCTGGTGCAGGATTGGAAAATATTGATCTTGGTTTTGGCAAACTTTCCTTCGCTGTAACCCGTAATACAGAAGAAGGAGGTTCATATGGATGGATTGATAATAAACGCAAAGACGCCCCAAATACTTCAAATGACATTTTTGATATACGGTTAGCCAACTTACCTGTTAATGCTGGCGGTACACTGGAGTTTGGTCTTGATTATGGGCGTGCAAATACACGTAAGGGATATCAGCTTGAAAGACAAGCGCCTAAAGATGGTGTAATGCTAACTGCCGAACATACCCAAAGCCTGTTAGGTGGTTTCAACAAATTTGTCTTACAGTACGCAACTGACGCTATGATTTCCAGCGGTAATGGACGTTCCGAAGGTGCCACTGTAGACAATAACGGACATATGCTACGCATTCTGAACCATGGAGCCATCAGTATCACCAAGAAATGGGATCTCATGTATGCTGCCATGTATCAAGACATTGACCGCGACAATAACAATGGCAACACATGGTACACCGTAGGTGTCCGCCCAATGTATAAGTGGACACCGATAATGAGTACCTTAATGGAAGTGGGTTATGACCATGTGAAGTCACAACGCACCAAAGCAAACAATGATCAGTTCAAGATCACTTTGGCTCAACAGTGGCAAGCTGGTGACAGTATCTGGTCACGCCCTGCTATCCGTTTATTCACCACTTACTCCAAATGGAATGAAAAATGGGGCTATGACAATGGCACTGCCTACCACGATACACCAGTACATCAATTCAGTCGTGGGAACAGCGATGAGTTTACATTTGGTGCCCAATTTGAGGCTTGGTGGTAA
- a CDS encoding polysaccharide deacetylase family protein, with protein sequence MRRIVYIIAMIFLTLLVCFSNPALSQYHDFPHYRYMEVTKDSEIYSWVGEHFIKVGLLKQGQAFKVSEEGERDYYAFHFCNGIGYVAKENLKEIKKSVFPSDPFNTLHKKVSQNLMVFKVVRIHSAPDMDSKPVAILMENLRYPILDKLQDLSHHTWYEINLGGRLGYISDQDAELDNGIPLLTYHHILLDKKNKRFRHTSTTTSLTAFREQMAYLRQAGYITISLYELEDYLNSDINLPAKVVGLTFDDGLKSVYRYAYPILQENGQKATLFIISSRVKRHPQKWEPDSLQFLSLSELYAMKDVFDFQSHTHFLHRLAKNKHPILYSRSYHNILYDFEHSRRALSQFNPHVLYLSYPFGGYNPKAMKAAKQAGFHLAVTTVKGKVKLGDNPFSLKRLYILRTDPIEKMAKMIANKPYLMPLGTLNN encoded by the coding sequence ATGAGACGAATTGTTTATATTATTGCAATGATTTTCTTAACGCTTTTGGTCTGTTTTTCCAATCCAGCTTTATCACAGTATCACGACTTTCCTCATTATCGATACATGGAGGTAACTAAAGACAGTGAAATCTATTCTTGGGTAGGTGAACACTTCATCAAGGTAGGGTTATTAAAACAAGGACAAGCCTTTAAAGTTTCTGAAGAAGGAGAGAGGGATTATTATGCATTTCATTTTTGTAATGGGATAGGTTATGTAGCCAAAGAGAATTTAAAGGAAATTAAGAAATCTGTATTTCCCAGTGATCCTTTTAATACTCTTCACAAAAAAGTCTCCCAAAACTTGATGGTTTTTAAGGTAGTTCGAATTCATAGCGCACCTGATATGGATAGCAAGCCAGTTGCAATTTTGATGGAAAATCTCCGTTATCCGATTTTAGACAAATTACAAGATCTTTCCCACCATACTTGGTACGAAATTAATTTAGGCGGTCGACTGGGTTATATTAGTGATCAGGATGCTGAACTGGACAATGGCATTCCTTTATTAACTTATCATCATATTCTTCTGGATAAGAAGAATAAACGTTTCCGACATACTTCAACAACCACATCTCTGACCGCTTTTCGCGAACAGATGGCTTATTTGAGGCAGGCAGGTTATATCACAATTTCACTCTATGAATTAGAAGATTACCTAAATAGCGATATTAACTTGCCGGCAAAAGTGGTTGGCTTGACCTTTGATGATGGACTGAAATCCGTTTATCGTTATGCTTATCCAATTTTGCAAGAGAATGGTCAGAAAGCGACACTCTTTATTATTTCATCCCGTGTGAAACGCCATCCGCAGAAATGGGAGCCTGATAGCCTGCAATTCCTGAGCCTTTCTGAATTATATGCCATGAAAGATGTATTTGATTTTCAATCTCATACTCATTTCTTACACCGTTTGGCAAAAAATAAACACCCCATCCTGTACAGCCGGTCGTATCACAATATCCTGTATGATTTTGAACATTCCAGACGGGCACTATCACAATTTAATCCGCATGTACTTTATCTCTCTTACCCTTTTGGTGGATATAATCCAAAGGCAATGAAAGCGGCCAAACAAGCTGGATTTCATTTGGCTGTCACCACGGTAAAGGGCAAAGTTAAGTTAGGGGATAATCCCTTTTCTTTGAAACGATTATATATATTGCGAACAGATCCGATTGAAAAAATGGCAAAAATGATTGCTAATAAACCCTATTTAATGCCTTTAGGAACGCTTAATAATTGA
- the malM gene encoding maltose operon protein MalM, producing the protein MKKQLLLLCLSALLCNMIPASYATPDTARSDTVKSGTAIANRAKSGIETTNAAPTLSLPTLQKLQWQPVNAHGTQTIILDSTSQQLNDGHIQGAVATFSLPANQGSLEITLNSLIKDKQVYSPNVLVFDEQLRPAAFYPSHYFRYQQPSIMSTDRLEGVLKLTPALGQQRIYLLIYTTRSDLQASTQMVDPAKAYAKGVGNSVPDIPDPIARHTETGTLTLKVQSESNAGNILIGQVFSSPAPKPVIVGSTQTVSTSPIRTTPTADPVVKPVLNDTERYFNDAIKRAIHNGDVDKALKLLDEAERLGSPTARETFIKTIKNKK; encoded by the coding sequence ATGAAAAAACAATTACTCTTACTTTGTCTCAGTGCCCTGCTCTGCAACATGATTCCGGCGAGTTATGCTACACCAGATACCGCACGGTCTGACACAGTAAAATCCGGTACAGCAATAGCTAATAGGGCAAAATCTGGCATAGAAACAACCAATGCTGCGCCAACGTTGTCTTTGCCAACCTTGCAGAAGTTACAGTGGCAGCCCGTTAATGCTCATGGCACTCAGACTATTATTCTTGATAGCACATCACAGCAGCTTAATGATGGACATATCCAAGGTGCGGTAGCCACATTTTCCTTACCGGCCAATCAAGGCTCATTGGAAATCACGCTGAACAGTCTGATAAAAGATAAGCAGGTATACTCACCGAATGTTTTAGTCTTCGATGAACAACTCCGTCCTGCGGCCTTTTATCCAAGCCACTATTTCCGCTATCAACAACCAAGTATTATGTCCACCGACAGGCTTGAAGGAGTGTTAAAGCTGACTCCGGCATTGGGGCAACAGCGAATCTATTTGCTGATTTACACCACTCGTTCTGATTTGCAAGCTTCGACACAAATGGTCGATCCTGCTAAGGCTTATGCTAAAGGTGTCGGTAATTCTGTGCCGGATATTCCAGATCCAATCGCTCGTCATACAGAAACAGGTACATTAACGTTAAAAGTGCAATCAGAAAGCAACGCAGGCAATATCCTGATAGGCCAGGTATTTTCTTCACCTGCACCTAAACCAGTCATAGTCGGTTCTACACAAACAGTATCTACATCGCCGATAAGAACAACCCCGACTGCTGACCCAGTAGTTAAACCTGTACTGAACGATACTGAACGGTATTTCAATGACGCAATCAAAAGAGCTATTCACAATGGTGATGTTGATAAAGCACTGAAACTGTTAGATGAAGCAGAACGACTTGGTTCTCCAACTGCACGGGAAACTTTTATCAAGACGATAAAAAACAAAAAATAA
- the malK gene encoding maltose/maltodextrin ABC transporter ATP-binding protein MalK — translation MSSVTFRNVSKSYGEIVISKDLNLDIQEGEFVVFVGPSGCGKSTLLRMIAGLEDVTSGDLLIDGKRMNDVPPAKRSVGMVFQSYALYPHLSVADNMSFGMKLAGVKKSDIQTRVQQVAETLQLAHLLDRRPKALSGGQRQRVAIGRTLVAEPNIFLLDEPLSNLDAALRVQMRIEISRLHKRLQRTMVYVTHDQTEAMTLADKIVVLDGGNIAQVGKPLEIYHYPANRFVAGFIGSPKMNFLPVKVSAIAVDQVQIILPNGQPVWLPVESKGLTVGSNVSLGIRPEHLLPNDVADVTLEGTVQIVEQLGNETQIHIRIPAIHQNLVYRQPDIVLVKEGADFTIGLAPHRCHLFREDGTACQRLHKEPGV, via the coding sequence ATGTCTAGCGTCACATTCCGCAATGTATCTAAATCATATGGTGAAATTGTCATCTCCAAAGATCTGAATCTTGATATTCAGGAAGGGGAGTTCGTCGTATTCGTCGGCCCGTCAGGATGTGGGAAATCAACGTTGCTGAGAATGATCGCGGGATTGGAAGATGTTACATCCGGTGATTTGCTGATAGACGGAAAACGGATGAATGATGTCCCGCCAGCCAAACGTAGCGTCGGTATGGTTTTTCAATCTTACGCGCTATATCCCCATCTCTCTGTTGCAGACAACATGTCATTCGGCATGAAGCTGGCGGGTGTCAAAAAAAGCGATATTCAAACGCGAGTGCAACAAGTTGCAGAAACCCTCCAGCTTGCACACCTATTGGATCGTCGTCCCAAGGCACTATCCGGCGGTCAACGCCAGCGAGTCGCCATTGGCCGAACTCTCGTTGCTGAACCCAATATCTTTCTGCTGGATGAACCTCTTTCCAATCTGGATGCTGCCCTGCGTGTACAGATGAGAATTGAAATTTCACGTTTACACAAACGACTACAACGTACAATGGTCTATGTAACGCATGATCAAACCGAAGCCATGACGCTGGCAGATAAGATTGTTGTTCTGGATGGGGGCAATATTGCTCAGGTTGGTAAGCCACTTGAAATTTATCACTATCCTGCCAATCGCTTTGTCGCAGGTTTTATTGGTTCACCAAAAATGAATTTCCTGCCAGTAAAAGTTTCAGCGATTGCTGTTGATCAGGTACAGATCATCCTGCCTAACGGCCAGCCTGTTTGGTTACCGGTTGAAAGTAAAGGACTAACTGTCGGTAGTAATGTATCTTTGGGGATTCGCCCCGAACATCTTTTGCCTAATGATGTAGCCGATGTTACGTTAGAGGGGACAGTACAGATCGTGGAACAACTGGGGAATGAAACCCAAATTCACATCCGCATACCTGCCATTCATCAAAATTTGGTTTACCGCCAACCTGATATTGTTCTCGTAAAAGAAGGAGCTGATTTCACTATCGGATTAGCACCTCACCGATGCCATCTTTTTCGTGAAGATGGCACCGCATGTCAGCGTTTACATAAAGAACCCGGAGTCTAG
- the rpoC gene encoding DNA-directed RNA polymerase subunit beta', with protein MKDLLKFLKAQTKTEEFDAIKIALASPDMIRSWSFGEVKKPETINYRTFKPERDGLFCARIFGPVKDYECLCGKYKRLKHRGVICEKCGVEVTQTKVRRDRMGHIELASPTAHIWFLKSLPSRIGLLLDMPLRDIERVLYFESYVVVEGGMTSLERSQILTEEQYLDALEEFGDEFDAKMGAEAIQALLKNIDLENECEVLREELNETNSETKRKKLTKRIKLLEAFIQSGNKPEWMVLTVLPVLPPDLRPLVPLDGGRFATSDLNDLYRRVINRNNRLKRLLDLAAPDIIVRNEKRMLQEAVDALLDNGRRGRAITGSNKRPLKSLADMIKGKQGRFRQNLLGKRVDYSGRSVITVGPYLRLHQCGLPKKMALELFKPFIYGKLELRGLATTIKAAKKMVEREEAVVWDILDEVIREHPVLLNRAPTLHRLGIQAFEPVLIEGKAIQLHPLVCAAYNADFDGDQMAVHVPLTLEAQLEARALMMSTNNILSPASGEPIIVPSQDVVLGLYYMTRDCVNAKGEGMVLTGPKEAERIYRAGLASLHARVKVRITEEVRDGEGNVTINTGLVDTTIGRAILWMIVPRGLPYSLINQPLGKKAISRMLNTCYRILGLKPTVILADQTMYTGFAYAARSGVSVGIDDMVIPEKKEGIIAEAEAEVAEIQEQFQSGLVTAGERYNKVIDIWAAANERVAKAMMENLSTETVINRNGEEEQQVSFNNIFMMADSGARGSAAQIRQLAGMRGLMATPDGSIIETPITANFREGLNVLQYFISTHGARKGLADTALKTANSGYLTRRLVDVAQDLVVTEDDCGTLDGILMTPVIEGGDVKEPLRERVLGRVAAEDILKPGTADILVPRNTLLNEKWCDLLEENSVDSVKVRSVVSCETDFGVCANCYGRDLARGHLINKGEAIGVIAAQSIGEPGTQLTMRTFHIGGAASRAAAESSIQVRNKGHLKLTNAKFVTNSAGKLVITSRNTELRLIDDFGRTKESYKVPYGSVLTKGDGETVTGGETVANWDPHTMPIVSEVSGIIQFYDMVDGQTITRQTDELTGLSSLVVLDSAERTGSGKDLRPALRIVDTQGNDVLIPGTDMPAQYFLPGKAIVQLEDGMSISAGDTLARIPQESGGTKDITGGLPRVADLFEARRPKEPAILAEISGIVSFGKETKGKRRLVITPLDGGEPYEEMIPKWRQLNVFEGEVVERGDVISDGPESPHDILRLRGVHAVARYITNEVQEVYRLQGVKINDKHIEVIVRQMLRKATIANAGSSEFLEGEQVEYARVKVSNRKLELDGKVPAIFQRDLLGITKASLATESFISAASFQETTRVLTEAAVAGKRDELRGLKENVIVGRLIPAGTGYAYHQDRIRRRQENEVVEAPQVSVDEATANLAELLNAGFGSSNNE; from the coding sequence GTGAAAGACTTATTGAAGTTTCTGAAAGCGCAAACCAAGACCGAAGAGTTTGATGCTATCAAAATTGCTCTGGCCTCTCCAGATATGATCCGTTCGTGGTCATTCGGAGAAGTAAAAAAGCCGGAAACTATTAACTACCGTACGTTCAAACCTGAGCGTGACGGTCTTTTCTGTGCGCGTATTTTCGGGCCAGTAAAAGATTACGAATGTTTGTGTGGTAAATACAAGCGTTTGAAACACCGTGGTGTGATTTGTGAGAAGTGTGGCGTTGAAGTAACCCAGACCAAAGTTCGTCGTGATCGTATGGGTCACATAGAGCTGGCATCTCCAACTGCTCACATCTGGTTCTTGAAATCTCTGCCATCCCGCATCGGTTTGTTGCTGGATATGCCTCTGCGTGACATTGAACGCGTCCTGTACTTCGAATCCTATGTGGTTGTCGAAGGTGGCATGACCAGCCTTGAGCGTAGTCAAATTCTGACTGAAGAGCAGTATCTGGATGCACTGGAAGAGTTCGGTGATGAATTTGATGCAAAAATGGGTGCAGAAGCAATCCAGGCTTTGCTGAAAAACATTGATCTGGAAAACGAATGTGAAGTCTTGCGTGAAGAGCTGAATGAAACCAACTCCGAAACTAAGCGTAAGAAACTGACTAAACGCATTAAACTGCTGGAAGCCTTCATTCAGTCTGGTAACAAACCAGAGTGGATGGTTCTGACTGTCCTGCCAGTTCTGCCACCGGATTTGCGTCCACTGGTTCCACTGGATGGCGGTCGTTTCGCAACATCAGACCTGAACGATCTGTATCGTCGCGTTATTAACCGTAACAACCGTTTGAAGCGCCTGTTGGATCTGGCTGCGCCAGATATCATCGTACGTAACGAAAAACGTATGTTGCAGGAAGCGGTTGATGCGCTGCTGGATAACGGCCGTCGCGGTCGTGCGATTACCGGTTCTAACAAGCGTCCTCTGAAATCCCTGGCAGATATGATCAAGGGTAAACAGGGTCGTTTCCGTCAGAACTTGCTGGGTAAACGTGTTGACTACTCAGGCCGTTCTGTAATTACCGTAGGTCCATACCTGCGTTTGCATCAGTGTGGTCTTCCTAAGAAGATGGCACTGGAGCTGTTCAAACCATTCATTTACGGCAAGCTGGAACTGCGTGGTCTGGCAACGACTATCAAAGCCGCCAAGAAAATGGTTGAGCGTGAAGAAGCTGTTGTATGGGATATCCTGGATGAAGTCATCCGTGAGCACCCAGTTCTACTGAACCGTGCACCAACCCTTCACCGTCTGGGTATCCAGGCATTTGAACCAGTCCTGATCGAAGGTAAAGCTATTCAGTTGCACCCACTGGTGTGTGCGGCGTATAACGCCGACTTCGATGGTGACCAGATGGCTGTTCACGTACCGTTGACTCTGGAAGCCCAGTTGGAAGCGCGTGCGTTGATGATGTCTACCAACAACATCCTGTCTCCAGCGAGCGGTGAACCAATCATTGTTCCATCTCAGGACGTTGTATTGGGTCTGTACTACATGACTCGTGACTGTGTTAACGCGAAAGGCGAAGGCATGGTTCTGACCGGTCCTAAAGAAGCAGAGCGCATTTATCGTGCGGGTCTGGCTTCTCTGCATGCCCGTGTCAAAGTTCGTATCACAGAAGAAGTGAGAGATGGCGAAGGCAACGTGACTATCAACACAGGTTTGGTTGATACCACCATCGGTCGTGCCATTCTGTGGATGATTGTGCCGCGTGGCCTGCCATACTCACTGATTAACCAGCCGTTGGGTAAAAAAGCCATCTCCAGAATGCTGAACACCTGTTACCGCATACTGGGCTTGAAACCAACAGTTATCTTAGCTGACCAGACTATGTATACCGGTTTTGCTTACGCTGCTCGTTCTGGGGTATCCGTAGGTATCGACGACATGGTCATTCCTGAGAAGAAAGAAGGCATCATCGCGGAAGCGGAAGCAGAAGTGGCCGAAATTCAGGAACAGTTCCAGTCAGGTCTGGTAACTGCCGGCGAGCGCTATAACAAGGTTATCGATATCTGGGCTGCGGCAAACGAACGTGTTGCTAAAGCGATGATGGAAAATCTGTCTACTGAAACGGTTATTAACCGTAACGGTGAAGAAGAACAGCAGGTTTCTTTCAACAACATCTTTATGATGGCCGACTCTGGTGCGCGTGGTTCTGCTGCTCAGATCCGTCAGTTGGCGGGTATGCGTGGTCTGATGGCAACGCCAGATGGCTCCATCATCGAAACCCCAATTACCGCGAACTTCCGTGAAGGTCTGAACGTACTCCAGTACTTCATCTCAACCCACGGTGCTCGTAAAGGTCTTGCGGATACCGCATTGAAAACGGCGAACTCCGGTTACCTGACCCGTCGTCTGGTTGACGTTGCTCAAGACTTGGTAGTAACTGAAGATGACTGTGGTACTCTCGATGGTATCCTGATGACTCCGGTTATCGAAGGTGGAGATGTTAAAGAGCCACTGCGTGAACGTGTATTAGGACGTGTAGCGGCAGAAGACATCCTGAAACCAGGTACAGCGGATATTCTGGTTCCACGTAACACATTGCTGAACGAAAAATGGTGTGATCTGTTAGAAGAGAACTCCGTTGACAGCGTGAAAGTACGCTCCGTAGTAAGTTGTGAAACTGACTTTGGTGTTTGTGCGAACTGTTACGGTCGTGACCTTGCTCGTGGTCACCTGATCAACAAAGGTGAAGCGATCGGTGTTATCGCAGCACAGTCAATCGGTGAACCAGGTACACAGTTGACGATGCGTACGTTCCACATCGGTGGTGCGGCATCTCGTGCGGCAGCAGAATCCAGTATTCAGGTACGTAACAAAGGTCATCTGAAACTGACCAACGCGAAATTTGTTACCAACTCAGCAGGCAAACTGGTTATTACTTCTCGTAATACCGAATTGCGCCTGATCGACGATTTCGGTCGTACCAAAGAGAGCTATAAAGTACCTTACGGCTCGGTATTGACGAAAGGTGATGGTGAGACAGTAACCGGCGGTGAAACCGTTGCGAACTGGGATCCACATACCATGCCAATCGTGAGTGAAGTATCCGGTATTATCCAGTTCTACGACATGGTTGATGGTCAAACCATTACCCGTCAGACGGATGAGCTGACTGGTCTGTCTTCACTGGTCGTTCTGGATAGTGCGGAGCGTACCGGTAGCGGTAAAGACCTGCGTCCAGCACTGAGGATCGTAGATACCCAAGGTAACGATGTTCTGATCCCAGGTACAGATATGCCTGCTCAGTACTTCCTGCCGGGTAAAGCGATTGTTCAGTTGGAAGATGGTATGTCCATCTCTGCGGGTGATACATTGGCGCGTATTCCTCAGGAATCTGGCGGTACTAAAGATATCACCGGTGGTCTGCCACGCGTTGCGGATCTGTTCGAAGCTCGTCGTCCGAAAGAGCCTGCTATCCTGGCAGAAATCAGCGGTATCGTTTCCTTCGGTAAAGAAACCAAAGGCAAGCGCCGTCTGGTAATTACCCCACTGGATGGTGGTGAACCTTACGAAGAGATGATCCCTAAATGGCGTCAGCTCAACGTGTTCGAAGGTGAAGTTGTTGAACGTGGTGACGTGATCTCCGATGGTCCAGAATCTCCACATGACATTCTGCGCCTGCGTGGTGTTCACGCGGTTGCTCGTTACATCACTAACGAAGTACAGGAAGTTTACCGCCTGCAAGGCGTTAAGATTAACGATAAACACATTGAAGTTATCGTTCGTCAGATGCTGCGTAAAGCAACTATTGCGAATGCGGGTAGTTCCGAATTCCTTGAAGGTGAGCAGGTTGAATACGCACGCGTTAAGGTTTCGAACCGCAAACTGGAGCTGGATGGCAAAGTACCAGCTATCTTCCAGCGTGATCTGTTGGGTATCACCAAGGCATCACTGGCAACAGAATCCTTCATTTCTGCGGCATCGTTCCAGGAAACAACCCGCGTTCTGACTGAGGCAGCCGTTGCTGGTAAACGTGATGAACTGCGTGGCTTGAAAGAGAACGTTATCGTTGGTCGTTTGATCCCTGCGGGTACAGGTTATGCTTACCATCAGGATCGTATCCGCCGTCGTCAAGAAAACGAAGTGGTTGAAGCGCCACAAGTTAGCGTTGACGAAGCCACTGCAAACCTTGCTGAATTGTTGAATGCAGGTTTTGGTAGCAGCAATAACGAGTGA
- the malE gene encoding maltose/maltodextrin ABC transporter substrate-binding protein MalE, translating to MTKNIVKVGACTLMLSVLTTCVLSASAFAKPEEGKLVIWINGDKGYNGLAQVGEKFAKETGIPVTVEHPDKLEEKYTQIAASGDGPDIIFWAHDRFGGYAQSGLVTEITPDKSFIDKLFPFTWDAVRYDGKLVGYPVAVEALSLIYNKDLIKSPPKTWEEIPALDNELKKQDKSAIMFNLQEPYFTWPLIAADGGYAFKAENGTYNVKDSGVNNAGSKAGMKFLVDLVKNKHLNADIDYSIAEAAFNKGKTAMTINGPWAWANVDKSKINYGVTLLPTFKGKPSKPFVGILTAGINAASPNKELAKEFLENYLLTNEGLAMIDKDKPLGAVALKSYQEILAKDPRIAATMANAQNGEIMPNISQMSSFWYAMRSAVLNTISGRQTIDDALNDAETRMTK from the coding sequence ATGACCAAGAATATTGTAAAAGTAGGGGCTTGTACCCTGATGCTTTCCGTTTTAACAACATGTGTATTGTCTGCTTCGGCCTTCGCAAAGCCGGAAGAAGGAAAGTTGGTCATTTGGATCAATGGTGATAAAGGTTATAACGGACTGGCACAGGTTGGTGAAAAATTCGCAAAAGAAACGGGAATTCCTGTCACTGTTGAGCATCCAGACAAACTGGAAGAAAAATATACCCAAATTGCAGCTAGTGGAGATGGACCGGATATTATTTTCTGGGCACATGATCGTTTTGGTGGTTATGCTCAATCAGGGTTAGTTACTGAAATTACTCCTGATAAATCGTTTATTGACAAGCTATTTCCCTTTACGTGGGATGCCGTTCGTTATGATGGAAAATTGGTAGGATACCCTGTCGCAGTTGAAGCCCTTTCTCTTATCTACAATAAAGATCTGATTAAATCTCCTCCTAAAACATGGGAAGAAATCCCTGCCTTGGATAATGAACTGAAAAAGCAAGATAAAAGCGCAATCATGTTCAATTTGCAGGAGCCGTATTTCACCTGGCCACTGATTGCTGCTGATGGAGGATATGCCTTCAAGGCAGAGAATGGTACTTATAATGTTAAAGACAGTGGAGTGAATAACGCAGGCTCTAAAGCGGGAATGAAATTTCTGGTTGATTTAGTCAAAAACAAACATCTCAATGCAGATATCGATTATTCCATTGCTGAAGCTGCCTTTAATAAAGGCAAAACCGCAATGACGATTAATGGCCCTTGGGCGTGGGCGAATGTAGATAAAAGTAAGATTAATTATGGTGTTACCCTATTACCCACTTTTAAAGGAAAACCCTCTAAACCCTTTGTGGGCATTTTAACGGCGGGAATTAATGCGGCCAGTCCTAATAAAGAGTTAGCGAAAGAATTTTTGGAAAACTATCTGCTAACCAATGAAGGGTTGGCGATGATCGACAAAGATAAACCGTTGGGAGCGGTAGCTTTGAAATCCTATCAGGAGATCCTGGCGAAAGATCCACGTATTGCTGCCACGATGGCAAATGCTCAAAACGGCGAAATTATGCCAAATATCTCCCAAATGAGTAGCTTCTGGTACGCAATGCGTAGCGCTGTTCTTAACACTATCAGTGGGCGTCAAACGATAGATGATGCGCTTAATGATGCTGAAACAAGAATGACAAAATAA